From the Nodularia sp. NIES-3585 genome, one window contains:
- the trxA gene encoding thioredoxin codes for MSSVTNVTEATFKKEVLESEIPVLVDFWAPWCGPCRMVTPVVDEVAGEYAGQVKVVKLNTDQNPTVASHYGIRSIPTLMVFKGGRQVDIVVGAVLKTTLAQTLGQHIQQ; via the coding sequence ATGTCATCCGTTACAAATGTCACAGAAGCCACATTTAAAAAAGAAGTCTTGGAAAGTGAAATTCCAGTCTTAGTGGACTTTTGGGCCCCTTGGTGTGGTCCTTGTCGGATGGTGACTCCAGTTGTAGATGAAGTTGCTGGCGAATATGCTGGACAAGTAAAAGTGGTAAAACTGAATACAGATCAAAACCCCACTGTTGCCAGCCATTACGGTATTCGTAGCATTCCCACGCTCATGGTATTTAAGGGTGGACGACAAGTTGATATAGTCGTGGGTGCAGTACTAAAAACTACCTTAGCTCAAACCTTAGGGCAGCACATTCAACAATAA
- a CDS encoding DUF6737 family protein gives MSEQKSLNPWHYKPWWCQPWSILLTAVTLISGSWFVFKTIWLTVLVSIPVLIWMGFFLIIWPQLMIRSGALESEQSQGKLI, from the coding sequence ATGTCTGAACAAAAATCTCTAAATCCTTGGCATTATAAACCCTGGTGGTGTCAGCCCTGGTCTATCCTGCTGACAGCAGTCACACTGATTAGCGGTAGTTGGTTCGTATTTAAAACTATTTGGCTAACGGTTCTTGTTTCCATCCCTGTTTTAATCTGGATGGGATTTTTTTTAATAATTTGGCCACAATTGATGATTCGCAGTGGCGCTTTAGAGTCGGAGCAAAGTCAGGGTAAGCTCATCTAA
- a CDS encoding mechanosensitive ion channel family protein, with translation MTRKRIRQPSNLLRSWITKFLIPALVSLLLIVAPALATEQSPVSIDGRLVFQVGKTEQFTARERADWINLRLRQIVLSQEPVEVVIQERNQSPTIIVNQQYLLTVTQADTVNNNTPQEQAEAWIMQLDKVLQQAQKERSTYFIRNALLLSAGVLIVAFACHKLLGWLWKRFRQEVMQRLPPSPDEVEIDFSSSTALNLLFNFTLLAARMWVWVSVILYITNLLPFSRIWSYRLANQLIQTLTSPILTLGQSQYSVVYLLVLIVMLLGLMILAGAATNLLRTRILQFTGIDRGAQEAVAVITKYTIIIVGAIVLLQVWGLDLSSLTILASALGVGIGFGFQDIAKNFGSGVILLFERPIQIGDFVQVGEIEGTVERIGGRSTLLRTVDQISIIVPNSRFLEDKVINWSYKNPVSRLRIPVGVAYGSDISVVKKALLEAVQEQTGILLVPTPTIFFIGFGDNSLNFVLLVWTAKPSEQYLIKSNLYFRIEELFRKYHIHIPFPQRDLHVRSGNLPLGLSPELEATLRELSQNNSNSKKDNNI, from the coding sequence ATGACTCGAAAACGTATTCGACAACCATCAAATCTACTTCGTTCATGGATTACCAAATTTCTGATTCCTGCTCTTGTCAGCCTGTTATTGATAGTTGCACCTGCTTTAGCTACAGAACAATCACCTGTTAGTATTGATGGACGTTTGGTGTTTCAAGTCGGCAAAACTGAGCAATTTACAGCTAGAGAACGGGCAGATTGGATTAACTTGCGGCTACGTCAGATTGTCTTATCTCAGGAACCAGTCGAGGTAGTAATTCAAGAACGTAACCAATCGCCAACAATTATAGTAAATCAACAATATCTGCTGACTGTTACTCAGGCAGATACTGTCAATAATAACACACCGCAAGAACAGGCAGAAGCTTGGATTATGCAATTGGATAAAGTATTACAGCAAGCTCAAAAAGAGCGCAGTACTTACTTTATTCGTAACGCATTGCTCCTGAGTGCTGGCGTTTTGATCGTAGCATTTGCCTGTCACAAGCTCTTAGGATGGCTATGGAAGCGTTTCCGACAGGAAGTTATGCAACGCTTACCCCCATCTCCTGATGAGGTAGAAATAGATTTTAGTTCATCCACAGCCTTGAATTTATTATTTAATTTCACCCTGCTGGCGGCGCGGATGTGGGTTTGGGTGAGCGTAATTCTCTACATTACCAATTTATTACCTTTTAGTCGGATTTGGAGCTATCGTCTTGCCAATCAATTGATTCAAACTTTGACATCTCCCATATTAACTTTAGGTCAAAGTCAATATTCAGTTGTTTATCTGTTGGTCTTGATAGTGATGCTATTAGGATTAATGATTTTAGCAGGTGCAGCGACAAACCTTTTAAGAACTCGAATTTTACAATTCACGGGAATAGATAGGGGCGCTCAAGAAGCTGTTGCAGTTATTACTAAATATACAATTATTATCGTTGGTGCAATTGTATTATTACAGGTCTGGGGACTAGATTTAAGTTCGCTCACGATTCTGGCAAGTGCTTTAGGGGTGGGGATTGGTTTTGGCTTTCAGGATATAGCTAAAAATTTTGGTAGTGGTGTGATTTTATTGTTTGAGCGCCCAATTCAGATAGGTGATTTTGTCCAAGTTGGTGAAATAGAAGGTACTGTTGAGCGCATTGGTGGTCGTAGTACTTTATTAAGAACTGTAGATCAAATTTCAATTATTGTACCCAATTCACGGTTCCTGGAAGATAAGGTAATTAATTGGAGCTATAAGAATCCGGTTTCGCGGCTCCGAATTCCGGTTGGTGTTGCCTATGGTTCTGATATCAGTGTAGTCAAGAAGGCGCTTTTAGAAGCTGTTCAAGAGCAAACTGGAATTTTGTTAGTTCCCACACCGACTATTTTCTTCATTGGCTTTGGCGATAATTCCCTAAATTTCGTATTGCTTGTTTGGACGGCTAAACCTAGTGAACAATATTTAATTAAAAGCAATTTGTACTTCCGAATTGAAGAGCTTTTCAGGAAGTATCATATACACATTCCCTTTCCTCAACGGGATTTGCACGTCCGTTCGGGAAATTTGCCTCTAGGGTTATCGCCGGAGTTGGAAGCAACTCTGCGGGAATTATCTCAAAATAATAGCAATAGTAAAAAAGATAATAATATATAA
- a CDS encoding helix-turn-helix transcriptional regulator, producing the protein MKFLYHPDRKDISLPGVLYALGDPVRLEIVRLLASEGEQCCAGFDFAIAKSTMSNHFKILRESGVVLTHKEGTQHINRLRQEDLEALFPGLLDAVLGSAQPFIFYQQSSVNSR; encoded by the coding sequence ATGAAATTCTTATATCATCCAGACCGAAAAGATATTTCCTTACCAGGAGTGCTGTATGCTTTGGGAGATCCAGTGCGGCTAGAGATTGTGCGGTTGCTGGCCAGCGAGGGAGAACAGTGTTGTGCGGGGTTTGATTTTGCGATCGCCAAGTCAACGATGTCCAATCACTTTAAAATTTTACGAGAGTCGGGAGTTGTGTTAACTCACAAAGAAGGTACACAACACATTAATAGGTTGCGGCAAGAAGATTTAGAGGCATTATTTCCAGGGTTACTGGATGCGGTGTTAGGGTCGGCACAACCGTTCATATTTTATCAACAGTCATCGGTAAACAGTCGTTAG
- a CDS encoding TIGR04168 family protein, whose product MTSQKTQSITLKIAVVGDVHDQWELEDGMALKHLGVDLVLFVGDFGNESVDVVRAIASLDIPKAAVMGNHDAWYTATEWGRRKCPYDRSKSDWVQEQLDLLGPAHVGYGKLDFPAWNLTVVGGRPFTWGGPDWKFADIVQERYGVTSLEESADRIVKAVKSAAHETIIFLGHNGPSGLGDRPEDPCGKDWHPIGGDFGDPDLGAAISQTLTAGKTIPLVTFGHMHRTLRHTKKVQRKAVFRSPEGTIYLNAATVPRILENQGEKLRSFSIVSLEAGEVSQVSQVWIGHDFQVTLEEILYERSLRVS is encoded by the coding sequence ATGACCAGTCAAAAAACTCAATCAATAACCCTGAAAATTGCTGTGGTTGGAGATGTTCACGACCAATGGGAATTAGAAGATGGCATGGCACTCAAGCATCTGGGTGTTGACTTAGTGCTGTTTGTGGGTGATTTTGGCAATGAATCGGTGGATGTGGTCAGAGCGATCGCCTCCCTGGACATTCCCAAAGCAGCAGTAATGGGAAACCACGATGCCTGGTACACTGCCACGGAATGGGGACGCAGGAAATGTCCCTATGACCGTTCTAAGTCAGATTGGGTACAGGAACAACTTGATTTATTGGGCCCTGCCCATGTAGGTTACGGCAAGCTGGATTTTCCGGCGTGGAATTTAACTGTGGTGGGGGGTCGTCCTTTTACCTGGGGAGGTCCTGATTGGAAATTTGCGGACATTGTACAAGAACGGTATGGTGTGACGAGTCTGGAAGAATCCGCCGACCGCATTGTGAAAGCTGTAAAAAGCGCTGCTCATGAAACGATTATTTTTCTAGGTCACAATGGCCCTAGTGGTTTAGGCGATCGCCCCGAAGATCCCTGCGGTAAGGACTGGCATCCCATCGGTGGTGACTTTGGCGACCCCGACCTAGGCGCGGCGATTTCTCAGACCTTGACGGCTGGTAAAACCATTCCTCTGGTGACATTTGGTCATATGCACCGCACCCTCAGACACACGAAAAAAGTGCAGCGCAAAGCTGTATTTAGAAGTCCAGAGGGGACAATTTACTTAAATGCAGCAACTGTACCCAGGATTTTAGAAAATCAGGGCGAGAAGCTGCGTAGTTTTTCCATTGTTTCCCTAGAAGCGGGGGAAGTTTCCCAAGTTTCCCAAGTGTGGATAGGCCATGATTTCCAGGTAACTTTAGAGGAAATTTTGTATGAGCGATCGCTTCGTGTGTCCTAG
- a CDS encoding SDR family oxidoreductase gives MISLQNQIILITGASSGIGTACARVFAGAGAKLILAARRWERLQELADTLNKEFGAEIHLLQLDVRDRSAVESAISGLSPAWSDIDILINNAGLSRGLEKLHEGDFQDWDEMIDTNIKGLLHLTRYVVPGMVKRDRGHIVNLGSIAGHQTYPGGNVYCATKAAVKAISEGLKQDLLGTPVRVTSIDPGMVETEFSNVRFHGDHARADKVYQGVTPLIADDVADVIFFCVTRSPHVNINELILMPVDQASATLVHRQT, from the coding sequence ATGATTTCTCTACAAAATCAAATTATTCTGATTACTGGTGCGAGTAGTGGTATCGGTACTGCTTGCGCTAGAGTCTTTGCTGGTGCGGGGGCTAAATTAATCTTAGCGGCGCGACGATGGGAACGCTTGCAAGAATTAGCGGATACTCTAAATAAAGAGTTTGGGGCGGAGATTCATTTGTTACAGCTAGATGTACGCGATCGCTCGGCTGTTGAATCTGCCATTTCGGGCTTATCTCCGGCTTGGTCTGATATCGATATTCTGATTAATAATGCTGGTTTGAGTCGCGGTTTAGAGAAATTGCATGAAGGCGACTTTCAAGACTGGGATGAAATGATTGATACCAACATTAAGGGGTTGCTTCATCTCACCCGTTATGTAGTTCCTGGCATGGTGAAACGCGATCGCGGCCATATTGTCAATTTAGGTTCCATTGCCGGACATCAGACCTATCCCGGTGGTAACGTTTACTGTGCTACTAAAGCTGCTGTTAAGGCAATTTCCGAAGGTTTAAAACAAGACTTGTTGGGAACTCCTGTGCGGGTGACTTCCATTGACCCTGGAATGGTAGAAACCGAATTTAGCAATGTGCGCTTTCATGGTGATCATGCCCGTGCTGACAAGGTTTACCAAGGAGTTACCCCCCTCATAGCCGATGATGTCGCCGATGTGATATTTTTCTGCGTCACGCGATCGCCTCATGTCAATATCAACGAATTGATACTTATGCCTGTTGACCAAGCCAGCGCGACCCTAGTTCATCGACAAACATAA
- the nadA gene encoding quinolinate synthase NadA, with product MFTTALPQKNQTQPGGLPLDLFTAIETLKTELNAVILAHYYQEPDIQDIADFIGDSLQLAKAAAQTNADVIVFAGVHFMAETAKILNPDKLVLLPDLDAGCSLADSCPPEAFAAFKAAHPDHLVISYINCSAEIKAMSDIICTSSNAVKIVQQIPESQPIIFAPDRNLGRYVMEQTGRDLLLWQGSCIVHETFSEKKIVQLKITHPQAEAIAHPECETSVLRHASFIGSTAALLKYCQNSPTKEFIVATEPGIIHQMQKLAPDKHFIPAPPLNNCACNECPFMRLNTLEKLYLAMKNRTPEITMSEDIRLAALRPMQRMLEMSS from the coding sequence GTGTTTACCACTGCACTACCTCAAAAAAACCAAACCCAACCGGGTGGACTACCGCTAGATTTATTTACTGCCATTGAGACTCTCAAAACAGAACTCAACGCGGTGATTTTGGCGCATTATTATCAAGAGCCGGATATTCAGGATATTGCCGACTTTATTGGGGATTCATTACAATTAGCCAAAGCCGCAGCCCAGACCAATGCAGATGTGATTGTCTTCGCTGGTGTCCACTTTATGGCAGAAACAGCAAAGATCCTGAATCCTGATAAATTGGTGCTTTTACCAGATTTAGATGCTGGTTGTTCTTTAGCAGACAGTTGTCCACCAGAAGCCTTTGCCGCTTTTAAAGCAGCGCATCCAGACCATCTGGTAATTTCATACATCAACTGCTCGGCCGAGATTAAAGCCATGAGCGATATTATCTGCACCAGTTCCAACGCTGTCAAGATTGTCCAACAGATACCTGAGTCACAGCCGATTATTTTTGCCCCAGATCGGAACTTGGGACGGTATGTTATGGAACAAACTGGACGAGATTTGCTCCTATGGCAAGGTAGCTGTATTGTCCATGAAACCTTTTCGGAAAAGAAAATTGTCCAGTTAAAAATTACACACCCCCAAGCAGAGGCGATCGCTCACCCAGAATGTGAAACTAGTGTATTGCGCCATGCCAGTTTTATCGGCTCAACAGCTGCTTTACTCAAATATTGTCAAAATAGCCCTACAAAAGAATTTATCGTGGCTACAGAGCCAGGTATCATTCACCAAATGCAAAAACTGGCTCCCGACAAGCACTTTATTCCTGCCCCACCATTGAATAACTGTGCTTGCAATGAATGTCCATTTATGCGATTAAATACTTTGGAAAAATTATATTTAGCAATGAAAAATCGCACTCCTGAAATCACCATGTCAGAAGATATCCGCCTAGCGGCGCTGCGACCAATGCAACGGATGCTGGAGATGAGCAGTTAA
- a CDS encoding DUF4347 domain-containing protein, which produces MNNQTLHLDSQQILVFIDSAIEDHQHLVKGVVSQAEVIVLTSQQDGVEQITAALQGCDRFSSVHIVSHGAPGTLYLGNTELSLATLDRYSEHLKAWFTPSVLLYGCNVGMGDVGEEFLNKLHYLTGAGIAASTTPIGSAILNGNWQLDKNRGAVEFYPAFLPSVMASYSRVFQQSNPIVVGAITYFTSYDNVTGTELWMIDPYTGNPVLVADINPGSASSNPSNFTVLGNVLYFSADDGYNGTQLWKIEPNSYPQRLEVPSGLSNPSNFTVLGDVLYFSAN; this is translated from the coding sequence ATGAATAATCAGACTTTGCATCTAGATTCTCAGCAAATTCTTGTCTTCATTGATTCTGCTATAGAAGACCACCAACACCTAGTCAAAGGTGTAGTTTCTCAAGCTGAAGTGATCGTCCTCACCTCACAGCAGGATGGTGTCGAGCAAATCACTGCTGCTTTGCAAGGATGCGATCGCTTTAGTAGCGTCCACATTGTTTCTCATGGTGCGCCAGGAACTCTTTATCTGGGGAACACAGAACTGAGTCTTGCCACTCTTGATCGCTACTCGGAACACCTCAAAGCTTGGTTCACTCCATCCGTTTTACTTTATGGTTGTAATGTGGGTATGGGTGATGTTGGAGAGGAATTTCTTAATAAACTTCACTACTTAACAGGTGCAGGGATTGCCGCATCTACAACACCAATTGGAAGTGCAATACTTAACGGAAACTGGCAACTAGACAAAAATCGGGGAGCAGTGGAATTTTATCCCGCCTTTCTTCCATCTGTGATGGCAAGTTACTCAAGAGTATTTCAACAGTCTAACCCTATAGTAGTGGGCGCTATCACTTACTTTACCAGCTATGACAACGTTACTGGCACAGAACTGTGGATGATTGACCCCTACACGGGCAATCCCGTACTAGTCGCAGACATCAACCCTGGGAGCGCCTCCTCTAATCCTAGCAATTTCACGGTACTAGGGAATGTTCTCTACTTTAGTGCTGATGATGGTTACAATGGCACACAGTTATGGAAAATTGAGCCAAACAGCTATCCACAACGCCTAGAGGTTCCTAGTGGGCTGTCGAATCCCAGTAACTTTACCGTACTAGGAGATGTTCTCTACTTTAGTGCCAAT
- a CDS encoding nitroreductase family protein, with protein sequence MNPTTQIQPLDVPKAIIQRRSIKAFKTDPIAPELLKQLVELTIAAPSSFNIQDWQIVLVEDEAQKAALAAAAWNQKQIIQAPVTFVFAADPNAGERDLTPVYEEAIATGAWNEGTVNYFKSAIPQFQAGLGDKRREYAIKDAIIAATHLVLAAESLGLSTCFMNGWVESQVKEIIGADDPDLAIAVLVPVGYAAEPRLNPGRLPLSHKVSVGKIGNSYQG encoded by the coding sequence GTGAATCCTACTACTCAAATTCAACCTTTAGATGTACCTAAAGCCATTATCCAGCGTCGTTCTATTAAAGCTTTTAAAACCGACCCCATTGCCCCGGAATTACTCAAGCAACTGGTAGAGTTAACTATAGCTGCGCCCAGCAGTTTTAATATCCAAGACTGGCAAATTGTTCTTGTTGAAGATGAGGCGCAAAAGGCAGCATTAGCAGCAGCAGCTTGGAATCAAAAGCAAATTATTCAAGCCCCGGTTACCTTTGTATTTGCAGCTGATCCCAACGCCGGCGAGAGAGATTTGACCCCAGTTTATGAAGAGGCGATCGCGACTGGAGCTTGGAATGAAGGTACGGTAAACTACTTTAAAAGCGCTATTCCCCAATTTCAAGCCGGACTGGGAGACAAACGCCGGGAATATGCCATCAAAGATGCGATCATTGCTGCTACCCATTTGGTATTAGCCGCAGAAAGTTTAGGGTTGTCCACCTGCTTTATGAATGGCTGGGTTGAGTCGCAAGTCAAGGAAATTATTGGTGCAGATGATCCTGATTTAGCGATCGCTGTCTTAGTCCCTGTAGGCTATGCAGCCGAACCACGCTTAAATCCAGGTCGTTTGCCATTATCTCATAAGGTGTCTGTAGGTAAAATAGGAAATTCATATCAAGGTTAA
- a CDS encoding RNA-guided endonuclease TnpB family protein encodes MLLGFKTQLKVNKQQRILLAEHAGVARHAWNSGLALCQQVLLHNKHHSEHPSGSHSPTEGNPPIALFQKIKFPTAIDLHKWLVASIKSTHPWYYQVSKCAPQYALRYLSDAFKSFFKKTKGFPKFKKKGKQDSFTLDGAIHIHNRKVKVPVIGWIKTYEHLPTGDKPKSVTISKQADKWFISWKIEVETSQTPKQQEFVGVDLGINHLATLSTEEIFDGVRSYKKYESKLARMQYLHRHKQKGSNNHRKACVNIARLHQKIANIRKDTLHKITTYISKNHAVIGIEDLNVSGMLANGKLSKAIADMGFYELRRQLEYKTQLYGSKLVIVDRFYPSSKTCSHCGEKKTSLSLSQRVFKCAHCGFECDRDLNAAINLKQEAVRLTVLACGLDSADTSRVKQEEKAGIC; translated from the coding sequence ATGCTACTAGGATTTAAGACCCAACTCAAAGTAAACAAGCAACAACGAATACTACTGGCGGAACACGCAGGAGTAGCCAGACACGCTTGGAATTCTGGTTTAGCACTTTGTCAGCAAGTATTACTACACAACAAACATCACTCAGAACACCCTTCGGGTTCCCATTCACCAACAGAAGGAAACCCGCCTATAGCACTCTTTCAAAAAATCAAATTTCCCACAGCCATAGATTTACATAAATGGTTAGTAGCATCCATAAAATCCACCCATCCTTGGTATTATCAAGTATCGAAATGCGCGCCTCAATACGCATTAAGATATCTCTCAGATGCCTTTAAAAGCTTCTTTAAAAAAACCAAAGGATTTCCTAAATTTAAGAAAAAAGGGAAACAAGACTCATTTACCTTAGATGGTGCAATTCACATTCACAACAGAAAAGTAAAAGTTCCCGTAATTGGTTGGATAAAAACCTATGAACACCTCCCCACAGGAGATAAACCGAAATCAGTAACCATCAGTAAACAAGCTGATAAATGGTTTATCTCCTGGAAAATAGAAGTAGAAACCAGTCAGACACCTAAACAGCAAGAGTTTGTAGGCGTAGACTTAGGAATAAATCATCTCGCCACATTATCAACAGAAGAAATATTTGATGGAGTTAGAAGCTATAAGAAGTATGAGTCTAAATTAGCCAGAATGCAATATTTGCACCGACATAAACAAAAAGGTTCCAATAACCATAGAAAAGCCTGTGTAAACATAGCGAGATTACACCAGAAGATAGCCAACATCAGAAAAGATACATTACACAAAATAACGACCTATATCAGCAAAAACCACGCGGTTATAGGAATAGAAGATTTAAATGTATCCGGGATGTTAGCCAATGGGAAGTTATCAAAAGCTATAGCTGATATGGGTTTTTATGAATTGAGGAGGCAGTTAGAATATAAAACCCAACTCTATGGAAGTAAGTTAGTAATTGTGGATAGATTTTATCCCAGTAGTAAGACTTGCTCCCATTGTGGAGAGAAAAAAACATCTCTGTCATTATCTCAAAGAGTGTTTAAATGTGCTCACTGCGGCTTTGAGTGTGACAGAGATTTAAATGCTGCTATAAACCTCAAACAAGAAGCGGTCAGATTGACCGTGTTAGCCTGTGGACTAGATAGTGCCGACACTTCTAGAGTGAAGCAGGAAGAAAAAGCTGGCATTTGTTAG
- the murG gene encoding undecaprenyldiphospho-muramoylpentapeptide beta-N-acetylglucosaminyltransferase has protein sequence MANAPIKLLIAASGTGGHLFPAIALAEKLPDYEIEWLGVPNRLETQLVPKQYPLNTIAVEGFQQGFGLSTLRILGQLMAAILEVRRILKQGNFQGVVTTGGYIAGPSVIAARSLGLPVIFHESNALPGKVTRFFGPWCSVVALGFAQAIQYLPRAKNVCVGTPVRSQFLDEGLDTSLDLPIPNGVPLIVVFGGSQGAVAVNQLVRQSAAAWFDAGAYVVHLTGDRDPEADSLKHSQYIALPFYDNMAALLRRANLAISRAGSGSLTELGVCGTPAILIPYPFAAEDHQAYNADVFTQAGAALTFKQSELTTKILQTQVLNLLQSPTELAKMAENAKAIAVPDSAEKLASLVHEIVNSQDN, from the coding sequence ATGGCAAACGCACCGATAAAATTATTAATAGCTGCGAGTGGAACTGGTGGACATTTGTTTCCCGCGATCGCACTGGCCGAAAAACTGCCAGACTATGAAATTGAATGGCTGGGTGTCCCCAATCGTTTAGAAACTCAACTTGTCCCTAAACAGTACCCCTTGAATACTATTGCAGTTGAAGGGTTTCAGCAAGGATTTGGATTGTCCACACTACGCATCTTGGGTCAGCTGATGGCGGCGATTCTGGAAGTGAGGCGAATCCTCAAACAAGGTAATTTTCAAGGTGTCGTCACCACTGGGGGTTATATCGCCGGTCCTAGCGTGATTGCGGCGCGTTCCCTGGGGTTACCTGTAATCTTTCATGAATCTAACGCTTTACCTGGTAAAGTCACCCGATTTTTTGGCCCTTGGTGCAGTGTGGTGGCTTTAGGATTTGCCCAGGCTATTCAGTATTTACCTCGTGCTAAAAATGTTTGTGTGGGTACTCCTGTACGTTCTCAATTCCTGGATGAAGGACTTGATACATCGTTAGATTTACCCATTCCTAATGGTGTTCCTTTAATTGTAGTCTTTGGTGGAAGTCAGGGTGCGGTGGCGGTGAATCAGTTAGTGCGCCAATCGGCTGCGGCTTGGTTTGATGCAGGTGCTTATGTGGTACATTTGACAGGCGATCGCGATCCTGAAGCAGATAGCCTCAAGCATTCACAATATATCGCATTACCCTTTTACGATAATATGGCGGCATTGTTAAGACGAGCCAATTTAGCTATTAGTCGGGCTGGTTCTGGTAGTTTGACAGAATTAGGCGTATGTGGAACGCCAGCGATATTAATTCCTTACCCCTTTGCTGCCGAAGACCATCAAGCATACAATGCAGATGTATTTACTCAAGCTGGCGCAGCGTTAACTTTTAAGCAATCGGAGTTAACAACCAAGATATTGCAAACTCAGGTCTTAAATTTATTACAATCCCCAACAGAGTTAGCCAAAATGGCAGAAAATGCCAAAGCGATCGCTGTTCCTGATAGTGCCGAAAAGTTAGCTTCTTTAGTACATGAAATAGTTAACTCTCAAGATAATTAA
- a CDS encoding P-loop NTPase fold protein has translation MPLENLFTDEATANSPDQQTKLLYQKFGVLSNPFPSAGQTSGHPHMLTEADKQVDAAVKIFYSDRKSHVISITASQGIGKTNLLNAYENALREKLSQHGFFVIRYVPDPEPFFDPLIRSIFENLGEDYLRRSINALTKKKEEIDDIDKILGFVRMSEIKTMLKALVEVKPKEKLNERISLAYQWLLGLPVRKAHQTELGVNFRLDTVEAKTRALRDIVSLGSEMKTLEGIFILLDELEKQDFSLSKTIVLRYLSALRALIDALPKYLFLMVALTTDALNRYREMLPAIKGRLVNEVQLSPIKNAEQAVELFQFYLEQAKTEAKYYAQDKQWKAGSDELLRENDARLVFYELSKQHSNIQGVRQRDYLNSLYEQANKYIEASR, from the coding sequence ATGCCTCTTGAAAATCTATTTACAGATGAGGCGACTGCTAATTCACCAGATCAGCAAACAAAGTTGCTCTATCAAAAGTTTGGTGTATTGAGTAACCCTTTTCCCAGTGCAGGACAAACCAGTGGTCATCCACATATGTTAACAGAAGCAGATAAGCAAGTTGACGCTGCGGTAAAGATATTTTATTCAGATCGTAAGTCTCATGTAATTTCAATAACTGCTAGTCAGGGAATTGGCAAGACTAACCTTCTGAATGCTTATGAAAATGCTTTGCGGGAAAAACTTTCTCAACATGGTTTTTTCGTTATTAGATACGTCCCAGATCCAGAACCATTTTTTGATCCACTCATTAGGTCTATATTTGAGAATTTGGGAGAAGACTACTTACGTCGTTCAATTAATGCACTGACAAAGAAGAAAGAAGAAATAGATGATATTGATAAAATATTAGGATTTGTGCGGATGAGCGAAATTAAAACAATGCTTAAGGCTCTTGTGGAGGTTAAACCAAAAGAAAAATTAAATGAGCGTATATCTTTAGCATATCAATGGCTTTTAGGATTACCTGTAAGAAAAGCTCATCAAACTGAACTGGGAGTAAATTTTCGCCTAGATACTGTAGAAGCAAAAACGAGAGCATTACGAGATATTGTATCTTTAGGTTCAGAAATGAAAACTTTAGAAGGTATTTTTATCCTTCTTGATGAGTTAGAAAAGCAAGACTTCAGCTTATCTAAAACTATAGTATTAAGATATTTATCGGCTCTTCGCGCTCTAATTGATGCACTACCTAAATATCTTTTTTTAATGGTTGCTTTAACAACAGATGCTCTTAATCGTTACCGTGAAATGCTTCCAGCTATTAAAGGTCGTCTGGTTAATGAAGTTCAACTTTCACCCATAAAAAACGCAGAACAAGCTGTAGAACTATTCCAATTCTACTTGGAACAAGCTAAAACTGAAGCCAAGTATTATGCACAGGACAAACAATGGAAAGCAGGAAGTGATGAACTTCTACGTGAAAATGATGCTCGATTAGTATTTTATGAATTATCAAAGCAGCACAGTAATATTCAAGGTGTACGTCAGCGTGATTATCTCAATTCACTCTATGAGCAAGCTAATAAATATATAGAAGCATCTCGATAA